CAGGCGGTAGGCCCGGCCGGCCGACAAATGCCGCCGTTTCTGGTGCCACCAGGCACGCCAGGTGGCTGCGGGCTCGCTCAGGGTGTGGGCGCTGGCATCGGCCACCACGGTGATGCGCTGGCCGTAGCGCACGGCATCCTGCACCAGCAGGTCGTCGTCGCCGGAGAGCAGGCGCATGTGCGAGGCGTAGCCCTTAGTGGCGTTGAAGCAGGCCCGCGTGTAGGCCAAGTTGCGGCCCACGCCCATGTAGGGCCAGCCGCGCCAAGCAAAGCTGAGGTACTGCGCGGCGGTGAGCAGCGTTTCGTAGCGAATGAGGTGGTTGAGAAAGCCGGGGGCCGCGGCGTAGGCCGAAAAGCCGAGCACCACGTCGGCCCCGCCGCCGTGCGCAAAGCCGCGCTGCATGAGGCGCAGCCATTGATTGGTGGCCGGAATGCAGTCGGCGTCGGTGAAAAGCAGGCGGGCGTAGCGGGTGGTTTTGACGCCCAGCGTGAGGGCGTATTTCTTGGGAGCGAAGCCGCGGGGCGTGCGGGCCACGCTCACGAGGCGCACTTTCTCGTGGTAGTACTGGGCCAGCTGCTGGGCGTAGAGGTAGGTATCGTCGTCACTGCGGTCGTCGATGAGCACGATTTCGAAGCCGGCCGGGTAGTCTTGCTGTAGCAGCAGGGGCAGCAGGCGGCGCAGGTTGTCGAGCTCGTTGTGGGCGCATACCACGATGGAAACTGGCTCGGCATCCGGCCCGGGCGCGTCGGCCGGGGCTTCGGCGGGCCGGCTGGCGAAGGGCCAGAAGAAATACGCGGCGTACATGAACTGCACCACCACGCACGCCACGAGCAGCCAGAAAATCGGGGAAGTGGGTACGGGTATCTGCAACGGGACTATGGGCGTGAAGGGGCCGGCAAAAGTACGGGACGCCGGGCGGCTGGGCTACCTTTGTGGTTGCTTATGACTTTTGACCTTCTCGCCCAGGACCCCGCCACCAAAGCCCGCGCCGGCCGCCTCGAAACCGCCCACGGCGCCATCGAAACGCCCATTTTCATGCCCGTGGGCACGGCCGGCACCGTGAAAGCGGTGTCGCAGCAAACCCTGAAAACCGACATCAACGCCCAGATTATTCTCGGCAACACCTATCACCTCTACCTGCGGCCGGGGCTCGACGTGCTGCGTGCGGCCGGCGGCCTGCACCAGTTTAATGGCTGGGACCGGCCCATCCTCACGGACTCGGGCGGCTACCAGGTGTACTCGCTCAGCAACACCCGGAAGATTAAGGAGGAGGGCGTGAAATTTCGCTCGCACGTGGACGGCAGCCAGCATTTGTTCTCGCCCGAGGGCGTGATGGACATTCAGCGCGTCATCGGGGCCGACATCATCATGGCCTTCGACGAGTGTACGCCCTGGCCCTGCGAGTATGACTACGCCGCCCGCTCCCTCGACATGACGCACCGCTGGCTGAAGCGCTGCATCCAGCGTTTCGACAGCACCGAAGGGCTTTACGGCTACGAGCAGAACCTTTTCCCCATTGTGCAAGGCAGCACGTTCCGGGATTTGCGCATCAAATCGGCCGAGTTCATTGCCGAGCAGGGCCGGGCCGGCAACGCCATTGGCGGGCTGAGCGTGGGCGAGCCGGCCGAGCTGATGTACGAAATGACCGAGTTGGTGTGCGACATTCTGCCCAAGGACAAGCCGCGCTACCTGATGGGCGTGGGCACGCCGGCCAACATTCTGGAAAACATCGCCCTGGGCGTGGACATGTTCGACTGCGTGATGCCGACCCGCAACGCCCGCAACGGCATGCTGTTTACCACGCAGGGCATCGTCAACATCACCAACAAGAAGTGGGAAACCGACTTCTCGCCCCTCGACCCCGAACTTGGCGGGCACGCCAGCACGTTCTATAGCCGCTCCTACGTGCGCCATTTGTTCCAGTGCAAGGAGATGCTCGGCCCGCAAATTGCCTCGGCCCACAACCTGGCCTTCTACCTGTGGCTGGTGAAGGAGGCCCGCAAGGAAATCCTGGCCGGCACGTTTGGCCCCTGGAAAGACCGCATGGTGAAGCAGGTAATGACCCGCCTCTAGAACGCTACAACGGCCGTCATGCTGAGCGCAGTCGAAGCATCTCTACTGCGCAAGTACTTAATTACTGCTGCACGCGAGATGCTTCGACTGCGCTCAGCATGACGTTCTGATTACAACTTGCCCATAGCATGAACATCCTCGATAAATACATCATCAAGAAGTTTCTGGCCGCGTTTTTCTTCTCGGTGGTGATACTCGTGTCGGTGATTTGTGTAATTGATTTCACCGAAAAAAACGATGACTTTATCCAGCACAATTTGTCGATGGGTAAAATCATTTTCGGCTATTACATCTACCTGTTTCCGTATTTCGCCAACCTGCTTTCGCCGATTACCATTTTCATCGCCGTGGTGTTTGTGACGGCGCAGCTGGCGGCGCGCACCGAGATTGTGGCCATTCTGGCGAGCGGTGTGAGTTTTAAGCGACTAATGCTGCCGTATGCGCTGGGCGGGGCGGTGGTGGGGCTGCTCATTTTCGCGCTCATTGGCTGGGTGCTGCCCATCGGCAACAAGTCGCGCGTGGCGTTTGAGCGGGCGTATATCAAGCTGCCGTTTCGGTTTCAGGGGCGCAACGTGCACATCAAGATTGGCCCGAAAAGCTACGTGTACATGGAAAGCTACGACAACACGAGCAACGTGGGCTTTCACTTCGCCCTCGAAACCGTGGACGGCACCGTGCTGCGCCGCCGCCTGACGGCTGACGCCATCAACTGGGACTCGACCAAGCACGTGTGGCATTTGTCGCCGCAGCTGGTGCGCACCTTCCGCGGCGCGCAGGACGAAACCCTGCAAACCCTGCCCGCCCGCGACACCACCATGAACCTGCGCACCGAGGACTTCGCCAGCAACTACAAGCTGGCCGAAACCCTGACCCTGCCGCAGCTCAACGCCTACATCAAGGACAAGATAGAGCGCGGCGCCGACGACACCCAGCTCTACATGAGCGAGAAGTACGAGCGGTATGCCTACCCGTTTTCCATCATCATCCTGACGCTGATTGGCGTGACGTTGAGCGCCCGAAAATCCCGAGCCGGCGTGGGCGGGCAGATTGCGCTGGGGTTCGTGCTGGCCTTCATATTCATCATTTTCGTGATGCTGAGCCGCAATCTGGCCCAGGTGGGCAGCCTCTCGCCGCTGGTGGCGGCCTGGGTACCCAGCACGGTATTCAGCGTCATTGGGCTGGCGCTGTACCGGTTTGTGCCGAAGTAATATCTGGAGCAAGCAGACAAGGTGTTGGGCGGTCATGCAGAGCGCAGCGAAGCATCTCGCGTGCCACCGTTAATTCGGTTGATTGTTGCTCCGAGCGAGATGCTTCGCTGCGCTCTGCATGACGTTCTGTTTGCTTACCTTCTATGCTTCGCGACTACCTCAAGCTCCATTTCATTGTGCTCCTGTGGGGCTTCACGGCCATACTGGGCAAGCTCATTGCGCTGCCGTCGGTGGAGCTGGTATTTTGGCGCACGCTGCTGGCGGCCACGGGGCTAGCCGTGCTGCTGGGCGCGCGGCGCATGCCCTGGCGCATTCCGGCGGGGCAGGTACTGCGGCTGCTGGCGGTGGGCGCGCTGGTGGCCACGCACTGGATTACCTTTTTTCTGGCGGCGCGGCTGTCGTCGGTGAGCGTGTGTCTGGCGGGCTTGGCCACGCTGGCGCTGTGGACCTCGCTGCTCGAACCGCTGCTGCTCTGGCGCCGGGTGCGCGGCTACGAGGTGGGCCTGGGCCTCATCACCATGGTGGGCCTTTATCTGGTAAGCCAGGCCGAACTCGACCAGCTGCTGGGCCTGGGTGTTGCGGTGCTGTCGGCGGGCTTGTCGGCGCTGTTCAGCGTGCTGAACTCGAAGCTAATAAAGCAGCACCCGCCGCTGCGGCTCACCTTTTACGAGATGCTGGGGGCCTGCCTGAGCATTGCGCTGTTCTTCCCCATCTACAGCCACTTTTTCACCCAGGGCAGGGGCCTGCAGCTGGCCTGGCACGGCCTAGACTGGCTCTGGCTGGGCCTGCTGGCAGGCGTGTGCACCGTGTACGCCTTCTCCACGTCGGTAGAGCTCATGAAGCGCCTCTCCCCTTTCGCCGTCAATCTGACCATCAACCTCGAGCCGGTGTATGGCATTGCCATGGCGGCGGGCATCTACTGGCTGCACACCAAGGGCCTGTTGCACGCCCCGCAGTTCAACGGCGAACGCATGAGCATGGGCTTCTACATTGGCACCCTGCTCATTGTGCTCAGCGTGCTCATCCACCCGCTGGTGGCGCGGCTGATGAAGGACAAAGAGCCGGATTTGGAGCCGGCCATGCCAGTTTAGAGCACGCCCTGCCACACAGAATACTCGGCCGGCCACGCCATCGGCGCGGGCTGCGCGCCCGCGGGCCACAGCCCGTACACCGCTGAGCCCGAGCCCGACAGGCTGGCGTACGTAGCACCGGCCTCGTAAAGGCGCTGTTTAATATCGGCCAGTACCGGGTACGTTGGCGCCAGGGCCTTTTCAAAATCATTGGTGACGGTGTCGCGCCAGGTACTCATTGGCTGTGCCAGGGCTTCGCGCAGCGGAAACTTCGGCGCCTGCGGCACAATGCGGGCGTACGCCTCGGCCGTGCCAATGTGCAGCCCCGGGTACACTACCACGCACGTCAGGCCGGACAGGTTGAGGTCTATTTTCTCGAAAATGTCGCCTTTCTCCACGGCCAGCACGGGTTGGTTGCGAATGAAGAACGCGCAATCGGAGCCCAGACGGCGGGCGTAGTTTTCCAGGGCTTCCGGCGCGAGGCCTAACTGAAATAATTCATTGGTGGCCTTGAGCGCAAATGCCGCATCAGCCGAGCCGCCGCCCAACCCCGCCCCGATGGGCACAATCTTGTGCAGGTAAAGCTGCGCGGGCGGCAGTTGCGGAAAGTCGGCCTGTAGCAGCTCATAGGCGCGCACGCAGAGGTTGGTGGCCGGGTCGCCGGGAATGGGGCGGCCGGTGAGTGTGATGCTGGTGGGCTGGCCCGGCGCGGCGGGCAGAATTTCCAGCGCATCGGTCCAGGGCAGGGGCACAAACACCGATTCGAGGCTGTGGAAGCCATCGGGCCGGCGCTCCGTAACGTAGAGGCCGAGGTTGAGCTTGGCGTTGGGGAAAACGAGCATAAGAGCAACGCGGGCCAAAGCCTGCGACGCAAAGTTACTTTTGCGCTGTGCCCACTCCCGATTCTTTTTACGCCCGCCACGGCAAGCGCTGGCTCGACGTGGCCATTGCCTTGCCGCTGCTGCTGCTCACGCTGCCGCTGCTGATGGGCGGAGCCGCCGTGGCCGCCGCCCAAAACCGGGGCCGCTGGCTGTTTCGGCAGGTGCGGCCGGGCTGGCACGGGCGCCTGTTCACGCTCTACAAGCTCCAGACCATGACCGACACGCGCGACACCGCCGGCCAGCTGCTGCCCGATGCCGCCCGCCTGCCCGCCACGGGCCGCTGGCTGCGCGCCACTTCGCTCGACGAGCTGCCCCAGCTCTGGAACATCCTGCGCGGCGACCTGAGCCTGGTGGGCCCGCGCCCGCTGCTGCCCGAGTACCTGCCCCTCTACACGCCCACCCAGGCCCGCCGCCACGAGGCGCGACCCGGCCTCACGGGCTGGGCGCAGGTGAACGGACGCAACGCCATCAGCTGGGAAGAAAAATTTGCCTTCGACGTATGGTACGTCGATAACCTCTCGTGGCGGCTGGATATGACCATTTTGTGGCGCACGGCCGGGCGCGTGCTGCGCGGCAGCGGCGTGGCCACGCCCGGCCACGCCACCACCGTGGCTTTCCGGGGCACGCCCCCACCTCCCGTTTCCCCGTAGATAGCACCCTATGACCACCTTGTTTTTCTCAGACTACGAAGCCGGCGAAACCGGCACCCCACTCGTCATATTCGGGGCCGGCGGGCTGGGCCGCGAGGTGCTGCACCTCGTGCGCCAACTCAACGCCACGCACCCCGCCTGGGACGTGCGAGGCTTTTACGACGACGTGGCGCCGACTACCCCCACCGTGGCCGGCCTCCCCTACCTCGGCACCAGCGCCGACCTCAACGCCACCGCTGAGCCGCTGGCCGTGGCCGTGGCCGTGGGCAGCTCGGCCAGCCGGGCCGCCGTGGTGGGCCGCCTCACCTCTGCCAACCTGTCGTTTCCGGCGTTGGTGCACCCGCAGGTGGTGCTGGGGCCCGAGCAGCGCATTGCGCTGGGCGAAGGCTGCATTGTGCAACAAGGCTGCATCCTGACCTGCGACATTTCGTTGGGCCGCTTCGTGCTGCTCAACCTGGGCTGCACCGTGGGCCACGACGCCGTGCTGGAAGATTTCTGCTCCCTGATGCCGCACGCCAACCTGAGCGGCGCCGCCCGGCTGGCCGCCGGCTGCTACCTGGGCACCAACGCCACGGTCATTCAGGGCGTGCGCGTGGGAGAAGGCAGCATTGTGGGGGCGGGCGCAGTGGTGGTGCGCGACCTTCCGCCCCACGTGACGGCCGTGGGCGTGCCGGCGCGGGCACTCTGAGAGGAAGATAAATAAATCGTAGGAACCCGAATGCCGTGTCGGCTGCGCCTAGCATGACGTTCTTTGCAGCTCTTAAGCGACAGCATGCGCAGCCAGGATTACGACCGCCTTTACCTTTCCCCGCCCCACCTCGGCCGGCACGAGCTCAACTACGTGCACAAGGCCATTGAAGACAACTGGGTGGCGCCGGCCGGGCCCAACCTGGCGGGGTTTGAGGCCGACATCTGCGCGGCCGTGGGCGTGCCGTATTGCGTGGCGCTGAATTCGGGCACGGCGGCCATTCACCTGGGGCTGATTTTGCTGGGCGTGGGGCCGGGCGATGAGGTGCTGTGCCCCTCCTTCACCTTCGTGGCCACGGCCAACCCCGTGGTGTACCTGGGGGCCACGCCGGTGTTTGTCGACAGCGAGCCCGATACCTGGAACCTCTGTCCCGAGCGCCTGCGCGAGGCCATTGTGGACCGCCTAGCCCAAGGCAAAAAGCCCAAGGCGCTCATCGTGGTGCACCTCTACGGCATGCCGGCCAAGCTGCCCGAAATTCTGGCCGTGGCCAAAGAATTCGACATTCCCATTCTGGAAGATGCCGCCGAGGCCTTGGGCTCCGAGTGGCAGCAGCAGCCGCTGGGCGGCTTCGGGCGGGTGGGCGTGTTTTCCTTCAACGGCAACAAGATTCTGACCACGAGCGGCGGCGGCGCCCTCGTGACTTATGACAAGGCATTAGCTGAAAAAGCCCGTTTCCTGGCCACCCAGGCCAAGGACGACGCGCCCCATTACCAGCACTCCCAAACCGGCTACAACTACCGCCTCAGCAACATCCTGGCCGGCATTGGCCGCGGCCAGATGGAGCTGCTGGAGGAGCGGGTGAAGCGCCGCCGCCAGATTTTCGACTGGTACCGCGAGCACCTTTCCCGCCTGCCCGGCATCACGGTGGCCCTGGCGCCGGAGCCGGCCGGCAGCCGCTCCAACCGCTGGCTCACCACCATCCTGGTGAACCCCGCCGACCCGGACACCGACGCGCCCGCCCGCCCCGTCACGCCCGAAACCCTGCGCCTGCACCTGGAAACGCGCAACATCGAGAGCCGGCCGCTGTGGAAGCCCCTGCACCTGCAGCCGCTGTTTGCCAGCGCGCCCGTGTACGGCGGCGCCGTGTGCGCCGACCTCTTCGCCCGCGGCCTGTGCCTGCCCAGCGGCACGGCCATGGGCGAAGGCGAGCTGCGCCGCGTGAAAGAGGCCCTGGCCGAGGCGCTGGGGTAGCCGCTGATACCGTCGGCTAACCCTCCTTTGAGGAAGCGTAGGCGCTTGTTGGCTGGAGTTTACGAAACTCATCCCTACCAGCCATTTCGTAAACAGTGAATCGTAGACGGGTTTCGTAAACTTGGTTTGCGCTACAGGGGCCAGTTGGCCAAGAGATATAGAGCCAGTCCTTTTCGTTCTCGGAAAGGAGCGTTATTGTTTCCTCCGGGGCTCACGCACAAAAAAAGGCATATCCCCTGCCAAGTAGTCCACAGACAACGAATCCTTGCGGGGGCGCGCATTCCAGGGGCTTCCGGGTTGTAGAAATCGATAACCCATCGCGTTGTTCCCGGCACGTTTGGGGTAGTAAGCGAAGTAAAAGCGCCCGTCGGGGCTGGGCGCTACTACCTGAAAAGTGTCCACGAGCACGGGCGAGTCGCTGGCTTTTCTGCCTTTGCTCAGCGTTCCAACCAGCATCGTAGCCGGTTTCTGGAGCGGGTAGCCAAAGGACACCGAGCCCGTGTACTTTTCGCCCCAATTCAGCGTGTCCGGCGCGTCAATCAGCGTCATCATGCCGCCGGGGGATGGCTGCCCGCCCGGTTCGTATCCGTTGGCGTAGATTAACCGACCGGCCCGGTTGTAAATCTCGCGTTCCACCGGCTTGCCCAACGAGTCGAACCGCATCGTGAGCCCCGTTTGGGTACCGTTCGTGTAGTGGGCCTGTTCTTGGAGGACGCCGTTCGGGTAGTAACGCAACGCCGGGCCGTGCAGCGAGTCGTTGCGGAACGCGGAACTGTCGCGCACCCCCCCATTCGGGTAATAGAGCCGGGTAAAACCGGTGCGGCGACCGGCGACCCAGTAGGAAGTCGCACGCACCTTCCCATTTGGATAGTACGCCACGCTTCGTCCGTCCAACCGTCCGTTTAGCAGAGCAGCTACGCCACGCAGGCGGCCGTTAGGATAGCGAGAGGACTCAGTGGTACGCTCTTGCTTTGGGGTGCAACTGGCCATGCAAAGGGCCCCCAGTAGCAAGGCAAGGAATAGGGGCTGGAATTTCATGTTTTACGGGCGCCACAAAGCTAGTATGCAGCCCCAGGGCCATGCATGATTAGGCTTCTTGAGTTCAAGAAAACGGTCTATTTTCTATTCCGTCTTTTCTGTCAGTAGCAACTCGTGCGGTGCCTTCTTGTTCGCGACGAGTGCCACGAGTCACCCGGATGCGCAGCCATACGCCGCCAGGTTTCAGCGGCAACACGCACTGCCACCACCCGCAGTGCCCGGCCAGTACTCGCGGCGGGCTTCAGGAGTTGCCGAAGGGCCGCACGAGTGCTTGCAGAGCATTTCCCGATTTTCCAGAACCGGGCAACGAGGACTCGCGGGGCATTTCCGGTGTTTCGGAACCGGGCCGCGAGTCCTCGTTGCCCGCTTCCGGCAACGCCAAAGGCCCCCGCGAGTCCTCGCGGAGGCCTTGCGTATGGACCGGCAGCGGCCGGCGAGCTCGCGCTAGGGCTGGACGGGCGAGGGACCGTCCGCGGCTTTCTTTTTGGCCTTGGGCAGCTTGGCCGCCGAGAAATCGAAGAAGCTGTACACCTTCTCGGCGTCGTCGTACGTGAGTTCCAGCTGGGCCTTGAAGCGGCGCTGGGCGCGGGCAATGGCGGCGCGGTCGTCGGCCAGCTCCAGGCGGGCGTCGGCGATGGTGGCGGCCCGGGCGTCGCGGGCGGCATCGGCGGCGACCAGGGCGGCGTACCGGGCCTGGGCGCCGGCGGCCACCTCGGCGGGCAAGGCGGCTTGCTGGGCCCGGTACAGGGCCACGAGGGCCTGCGACGCGGTGAGCAGCTCGGGCTGGGCCAGCTCGGCCAGCCGGCTCTTGCCAAACTTCTTGAAGTCGGCGTAGACGGGCAGCTTGCGGAGCTTGGGCGTGACGTGGTCCTTCATGGCGTCGTCCACGAACAGCAGCCACTCGGCGCGGGCCTGGCGGAAGGCGTCGGTGCCCCCGGCCGTGGGCTGGTTGCGGTCGGTCAGGTTTTCGTCGAAGCCGGCAATGGCGGTTTCCAGCTCGGCCAGCAGCGGGGCAAACGCGGCGCCGAGGGCGGCCTCGCGGCCGGCCCGCAGGGCGTATTCGGCCTGGGCTTTGTAGGCGGGCCGCGCCATGCGCAAGGCCAGGAAGGGGTTGTCGAAATAGGTAGAGTACGCGCCTTGCATGGGGGAAGAAAAAAGAGAAAACGGTAGACCGCGGAAGTGGTCACGCGCTGACTATCAGCGGCGGCGTAAGAGTAGCGCTTTTTTGTTTACCAACCTAGCGCACACCGTAGCACGGTGTTTGCCGTTAAAGGGGCATCCATCTTTTTATTTCCATGAAAAACCTTCGCCTTTTCGCGGCCCTCCTGCTGGCCCTGCCGCTGGCCGCCGCCGCCCAGACCACGCCCACCAAAACCACCACCACGCCGGCCCCGGCCACCACTCCCGCTACGGTGCCGCCCGGCATGCAGCCCCAAACCGAAGTAACCGAAGACCTGGACCCGGCCACCGGCAAAGTCATCCGGCGCACCACGCGCACCATTTACGTGCCGGCGGGCACCGCCGCGCCGTCGTCCACGACCACCAAAACCACCACGCCCACCACCATCGACTACCCCGCCAGCACCACCGCGACCGATGCCCAGGTGAGCACCTTCTTGCGCAAGCAGACCAAGGTTTCCACCCTCACCACCACCGGCCTGCTCGACGCCTACAGCCGCTTCATGGACCGCGTGCACAGCGACCGCCAAGGCTGGAAGCCCAGCGACTGGACCACCGCCTCGGCCGTGCTCAGCCGCCTCAACGGGCGCTACGAAGAGCTGCGCGGCAGCTTCTCGTTCGACGACAAAGTGAACATTCGTGCGCAGCAGGCCGAATACCAGGCCCTGCGCACCGGCCGCCAGATTTCCGATTCGGTGTCGGACAAGCTGTAGGAAGCCACCACAACGCCGCCGTGGCTTATTGCCGAATGGCTATTTACCTAAAAGGCCCCTGTGTACGCACAGGGGCCTTTTTTATTTTCCTTAGTGGTGGTGGTGCTCCTCCTCGGGCGGCGGGGGCAGCTCGGCCGCGGCGCGGTAGAGCAGGGCCGTGGGCACGCGCGGGTAGTGGTGGTGCAGGTGATGAAAGGCAAACGAGGCCGTGATGGGCGTCCAGGCCTGGGCCAGGGCCGCGGCCGTGCGCGCCGCCGGGTTGCGCGACGACACGTGGTGCGGCACATACGACGCCCAGATGGGCATCGTCGCGCTCATCACGAAGGCCACGCCCCAGTACACCAGCCCCACCAGCGAGCCCGTGGCCCAGTACAGGACCACAAAAGCCAGCAGCAACGCCAGCGTCAGCCCGGTTTCGATGAGCTGAATGCGGCGCGTATTCGGAGCAATGCGCAACGACTCGCGGCGCAGCATGAGCGTGTGCCAGGGCCCCTGCCACAGCACCCGCGAGAAGCTCCAGGTGGCCGGCGCGCCTTCGGGG
This DNA window, taken from Hymenobacter sp. 5317J-9, encodes the following:
- a CDS encoding glycosyltransferase codes for the protein MQIPVPTSPIFWLLVACVVVQFMYAAYFFWPFASRPAEAPADAPGPDAEPVSIVVCAHNELDNLRRLLPLLLQQDYPAGFEIVLIDDRSDDDTYLYAQQLAQYYHEKVRLVSVARTPRGFAPKKYALTLGVKTTRYARLLFTDADCIPATNQWLRLMQRGFAHGGGADVVLGFSAYAAAPGFLNHLIRYETLLTAAQYLSFAWRGWPYMGVGRNLAYTRACFNATKGYASHMRLLSGDDDLLVQDAVRYGQRITVVADASAHTLSEPAATWRAWWHQKRRHLSAGRAYRLADRLRIGTFVAANVLFYFATVALAFSSNNWVPLAVVYTLRTLFVGAVYARLSSRLGQPVIVGLLPVLDVVYFFQYLALGISLFLNRTLRWK
- the tgt gene encoding tRNA guanosine(34) transglycosylase Tgt produces the protein MTFDLLAQDPATKARAGRLETAHGAIETPIFMPVGTAGTVKAVSQQTLKTDINAQIILGNTYHLYLRPGLDVLRAAGGLHQFNGWDRPILTDSGGYQVYSLSNTRKIKEEGVKFRSHVDGSQHLFSPEGVMDIQRVIGADIIMAFDECTPWPCEYDYAARSLDMTHRWLKRCIQRFDSTEGLYGYEQNLFPIVQGSTFRDLRIKSAEFIAEQGRAGNAIGGLSVGEPAELMYEMTELVCDILPKDKPRYLMGVGTPANILENIALGVDMFDCVMPTRNARNGMLFTTQGIVNITNKKWETDFSPLDPELGGHASTFYSRSYVRHLFQCKEMLGPQIASAHNLAFYLWLVKEARKEILAGTFGPWKDRMVKQVMTRL
- a CDS encoding LptF/LptG family permease produces the protein MNILDKYIIKKFLAAFFFSVVILVSVICVIDFTEKNDDFIQHNLSMGKIIFGYYIYLFPYFANLLSPITIFIAVVFVTAQLAARTEIVAILASGVSFKRLMLPYALGGAVVGLLIFALIGWVLPIGNKSRVAFERAYIKLPFRFQGRNVHIKIGPKSYVYMESYDNTSNVGFHFALETVDGTVLRRRLTADAINWDSTKHVWHLSPQLVRTFRGAQDETLQTLPARDTTMNLRTEDFASNYKLAETLTLPQLNAYIKDKIERGADDTQLYMSEKYERYAYPFSIIILTLIGVTLSARKSRAGVGGQIALGFVLAFIFIIFVMLSRNLAQVGSLSPLVAAWVPSTVFSVIGLALYRFVPK
- a CDS encoding DMT family transporter, translated to MLRDYLKLHFIVLLWGFTAILGKLIALPSVELVFWRTLLAATGLAVLLGARRMPWRIPAGQVLRLLAVGALVATHWITFFLAARLSSVSVCLAGLATLALWTSLLEPLLLWRRVRGYEVGLGLITMVGLYLVSQAELDQLLGLGVAVLSAGLSALFSVLNSKLIKQHPPLRLTFYEMLGACLSIALFFPIYSHFFTQGRGLQLAWHGLDWLWLGLLAGVCTVYAFSTSVELMKRLSPFAVNLTINLEPVYGIAMAAGIYWLHTKGLLHAPQFNGERMSMGFYIGTLLIVLSVLIHPLVARLMKDKEPDLEPAMPV
- the ispE gene encoding 4-(cytidine 5'-diphospho)-2-C-methyl-D-erythritol kinase, whose product is MLVFPNAKLNLGLYVTERRPDGFHSLESVFVPLPWTDALEILPAAPGQPTSITLTGRPIPGDPATNLCVRAYELLQADFPQLPPAQLYLHKIVPIGAGLGGGSADAAFALKATNELFQLGLAPEALENYARRLGSDCAFFIRNQPVLAVEKGDIFEKIDLNLSGLTCVVVYPGLHIGTAEAYARIVPQAPKFPLREALAQPMSTWRDTVTNDFEKALAPTYPVLADIKQRLYEAGATYASLSGSGSAVYGLWPAGAQPAPMAWPAEYSVWQGVL
- a CDS encoding sugar transferase, whose protein sequence is MPTPDSFYARHGKRWLDVAIALPLLLLTLPLLMGGAAVAAAQNRGRWLFRQVRPGWHGRLFTLYKLQTMTDTRDTAGQLLPDAARLPATGRWLRATSLDELPQLWNILRGDLSLVGPRPLLPEYLPLYTPTQARRHEARPGLTGWAQVNGRNAISWEEKFAFDVWYVDNLSWRLDMTILWRTAGRVLRGSGVATPGHATTVAFRGTPPPPVSP
- a CDS encoding acetyltransferase, with product MTTLFFSDYEAGETGTPLVIFGAGGLGREVLHLVRQLNATHPAWDVRGFYDDVAPTTPTVAGLPYLGTSADLNATAEPLAVAVAVGSSASRAAVVGRLTSANLSFPALVHPQVVLGPEQRIALGEGCIVQQGCILTCDISLGRFVLLNLGCTVGHDAVLEDFCSLMPHANLSGAARLAAGCYLGTNATVIQGVRVGEGSIVGAGAVVVRDLPPHVTAVGVPARAL
- a CDS encoding DegT/DnrJ/EryC1/StrS family aminotransferase, with product MQLLSDSMRSQDYDRLYLSPPHLGRHELNYVHKAIEDNWVAPAGPNLAGFEADICAAVGVPYCVALNSGTAAIHLGLILLGVGPGDEVLCPSFTFVATANPVVYLGATPVFVDSEPDTWNLCPERLREAIVDRLAQGKKPKALIVVHLYGMPAKLPEILAVAKEFDIPILEDAAEALGSEWQQQPLGGFGRVGVFSFNGNKILTTSGGGALVTYDKALAEKARFLATQAKDDAPHYQHSQTGYNYRLSNILAGIGRGQMELLEERVKRRRQIFDWYREHLSRLPGITVALAPEPAGSRSNRWLTTILVNPADPDTDAPARPVTPETLRLHLETRNIESRPLWKPLHLQPLFASAPVYGGAVCADLFARGLCLPSGTAMGEGELRRVKEALAEALG
- a CDS encoding fatty acid desaturase, producing the protein MKLELTPAQRRVELARPGVLLALYVGCALAGWWWLAVPLAAVVCLAAFVMMHDAMHNSLGLPKPANERVLTLAGLLILKSGHGLQVTHLRHHGRCLTEADPEGAPATWSFSRVLWQGPWHTLMLRRESLRIAPNTRRIQLIETGLTLALLLAFVVLYWATGSLVGLVYWGVAFVMSATMPIWASYVPHHVSSRNPAARTAAALAQAWTPITASFAFHHLHHHYPRVPTALLYRAAAELPPPPEEEHHHH